In Candidatus Epulonipiscium viviparus, one DNA window encodes the following:
- a CDS encoding FtsW/RodA/SpoVE family cell cycle protein: MFNKKIALKNLDVVLIVLMCALIAIGILAISSATSFSGDLTPLVKQIIFFVIGLILMTIVTLIDYRKVGEHYVIIYVVMNVILLAVLIFGVANKGARRWINLGFIEIQPSEFAKIIIIFCTAKLISLKNEKINSVITIGKILLFQFVPFILINRQPNLSTSIVILTLLVVQLFVSNLKLKYIFSTALIGLVIICIGVGYIIKNPNQQIIDNYQRDRIVAAFSGGDSQSESYQTSRSIDAIGSGGLYGKGIYKGAISQLNYLPESHNDFIVANIAEEFGFYGIIALLAIILLFIFRGLYLARNLIDDFGKFIIVGYMGMIAAQSFINFGVVTGLLPNTGLTLPFVSYGGSSLWANMIGMGLVLSVILNKEEMIF, from the coding sequence TTGTTTAATAAGAAAATTGCACTTAAAAATCTAGATGTTGTTCTTATTGTATTAATGTGTGCGCTAATTGCTATTGGAATTTTGGCAATCAGTAGTGCCACATCGTTCTCTGGAGATTTGACACCTCTCGTTAAGCAAATTATATTTTTCGTAATTGGATTGATATTAATGACGATAGTAACGTTAATAGACTATAGAAAAGTGGGAGAGCATTATGTTATAATATACGTTGTAATGAATGTGATTTTACTAGCTGTATTAATATTTGGAGTTGCGAACAAAGGTGCGAGAAGATGGATAAATTTAGGATTTATTGAGATACAACCTTCTGAATTTGCAAAAATAATTATAATTTTTTGTACTGCCAAACTTATTTCACTAAAAAATGAAAAGATAAATTCTGTAATCACGATAGGAAAAATACTTTTATTTCAATTTGTTCCTTTTATTTTAATAAATAGACAGCCAAATTTGTCAACTAGTATTGTCATATTGACTTTATTAGTGGTACAATTGTTTGTCAGCAATCTGAAGCTTAAATATATTTTTTCAACAGCATTGATTGGATTGGTCATTATTTGTATCGGTGTTGGATATATAATAAAAAATCCTAATCAACAAATTATAGATAACTATCAGCGTGATAGAATTGTGGCTGCGTTTTCGGGAGGAGATTCACAAAGCGAATCTTATCAAACCAGTCGATCTATTGATGCTATAGGTTCTGGTGGGTTATACGGAAAGGGGATCTATAAAGGAGCAATAAGTCAGCTAAATTATTTACCAGAATCGCATAATGATTTTATAGTAGCAAATATTGCAGAAGAATTTGGGTTTTATGGTATTATTGCACTGCTTGCTATTATATTGTTATTCATATTTAGAGGATTATATTTAGCTCGAAATTTGATTGATGATTTTGGCAAGTTCATTATTGTAGGATATATGGGCATGATTGCGGCCCAATCCTTTATAAATTTTGGTGTCGTAACAGGATTGCTACCAAACACAGGGTTGACTCTTCCTTTTGTAAGTTATGGAGGTAGTTCGTTATGGGCTAATATGATAGGTATGGGACTTGTTTTAAGCGTTATATTAAATAAAGAAGAGATGATATTTTAG
- the mgsA gene encoding methylglyoxal synthase, with translation MNIGLVAHDAKKKLMENFTIAYRHILAKHDLYATATTGRLIEEATNLTIYKYLAGHLGGVQQIGAQISHNQVDMVIFLRDPLGQKPHEPDSSTLERLCDIHNIPIATNLATAELLVKALDRGDLSWREVIR, from the coding sequence ATGAATATTGGATTGGTAGCGCATGATGCAAAAAAGAAATTGATGGAGAACTTTACTATTGCGTACAGACACATTTTAGCAAAGCATGACTTGTACGCAACGGCAACAACGGGAAGATTGATAGAAGAAGCAACAAACTTGACGATTTATAAATATTTGGCAGGACATTTGGGAGGTGTTCAACAAATTGGAGCTCAAATTTCTCACAACCAAGTTGATATGGTTATATTTTTGAGAGATCCGTTGGGGCAAAAACCACATGAGCCAGACAGCTCCACTCTAGAAAGACTTTGTGACATCCATAATATTCCAATTGCAACAAACTTGGCAACAGCGGAGTTGTTGGTTAAGGCGTTAGATCGTGGAGATTTAAGTTGGAGAGAAGTAATACGATAG
- a CDS encoding TIGR03960 family B12-binding radical SAM protein, whose amino-acid sequence MEILKKVDKPARYIGGELNSYDKDLDKIDIHFAFAFPDVYEVAMSHLGMHILYQFLNRREDTFCERVFAPWVDMEEQMRKNQVELFGLESKTPLSKFDFVGFTLQYEMSYTNILNMLELANIPVFAEQRTDAHPLVIAGGPCAYNPEPLAPFVDFFYLGEGEVLYDEILDMYKQYKKEGKSKDQFLEAMLQIDGIYVPKFYEVEYNEDGTIKKRVATNVAARNVISKVVVNDMDALYYPDTQVIPWIQAVFDRVTLEMFRGCLRGCRFCQAGMIYRPVREKSKETLLKYAKNLIASTGYEEISLASLSTSDYKDLEEFVDELLGICSENMVNISLPSLRVDKFSLELMQKIQEVRKSSLTFAPEAGTQRLRDVINKNIVESEVLDGCRLAFSGGFSRVKLYFMLGLPTETLDDVFGIANLSEEVARTYYSLDKADRAGSLSLVVSTSCFVPKAFTPFQWEAQDTAEEFMKKHMLLKNAIKRKSIKYNHHDAKTSILEAVIARGDRRVANLIYEAHRLGCKFDGWSEHFKEELWLEAARISGVDFSFYAHRKRDYAENLPWDFIDIGVRKEFLIAESKKAYEGITTPQCREMCSGCGANKFSGGVCYEN is encoded by the coding sequence ATGGAAATTTTGAAAAAGGTTGATAAGCCTGCTAGGTATATAGGCGGCGAATTAAATAGTTATGATAAAGATTTGGATAAAATAGATATACATTTTGCGTTTGCGTTTCCGGATGTATATGAAGTTGCGATGAGTCATTTGGGAATGCACATTTTGTATCAGTTTTTGAATAGACGAGAAGATACGTTTTGCGAGAGAGTGTTTGCTCCGTGGGTTGATATGGAAGAGCAGATGAGAAAAAATCAGGTGGAGTTGTTTGGGTTAGAATCAAAAACGCCGCTTTCGAAATTTGACTTTGTGGGATTTACACTGCAATATGAAATGAGTTACACAAATATTTTGAATATGTTAGAACTTGCTAATATTCCTGTATTTGCAGAGCAAAGAACCGATGCGCATCCGCTAGTTATTGCTGGTGGGCCGTGTGCGTATAATCCCGAACCGTTGGCGCCGTTTGTAGATTTCTTCTACTTGGGTGAGGGTGAGGTTTTATATGACGAAATATTAGATATGTATAAACAATATAAAAAAGAAGGCAAAAGCAAAGATCAATTTTTGGAAGCCATGCTACAAATTGATGGGATATATGTTCCGAAGTTTTATGAAGTTGAATATAACGAAGACGGTACTATCAAAAAACGTGTTGCGACTAATGTAGCTGCACGCAACGTAATTAGCAAAGTCGTGGTAAATGATATGGATGCGCTATATTATCCCGATACGCAGGTGATTCCATGGATTCAGGCAGTTTTTGATAGAGTAACATTGGAGATGTTTAGGGGGTGCTTAAGAGGCTGCAGGTTTTGCCAGGCAGGAATGATTTATAGGCCGGTGAGAGAAAAATCGAAGGAAACATTGCTTAAGTATGCCAAAAATTTGATAGCCAGTACTGGATATGAGGAAATTTCGCTGGCATCATTGAGTACTAGTGATTATAAAGATTTGGAAGAATTTGTAGACGAATTGCTAGGGATTTGCTCAGAAAATATGGTTAATATTTCATTGCCATCGCTCAGAGTAGACAAATTTTCGCTAGAGCTGATGCAAAAGATTCAGGAGGTTCGCAAAAGCTCGTTGACATTTGCACCCGAGGCTGGAACGCAGCGACTTCGCGATGTTATCAACAAAAATATTGTGGAATCGGAAGTTTTGGATGGATGCAGACTTGCATTTAGCGGTGGGTTTAGCAGAGTTAAGCTATATTTTATGTTAGGATTGCCAACAGAAACGCTAGATGATGTTTTTGGTATTGCTAATTTATCAGAAGAAGTTGCGCGCACATATTATAGCTTGGATAAGGCAGATAGAGCCGGGTCGCTAAGCTTGGTTGTAAGCACTTCTTGTTTTGTACCAAAAGCTTTTACACCATTTCAGTGGGAGGCTCAAGATACTGCAGAAGAGTTTATGAAGAAACATATGCTGTTAAAGAATGCGATAAAACGTAAATCGATTAAGTATAATCATCATGATGCGAAGACGAGTATACTGGAGGCGGTGATCGCTAGAGGAGATAGGCGTGTGGCAAACTTAATTTATGAAGCGCATAGGTTGGGCTGCAAATTTGATGGATGGAGCGAACATTTTAAAGAAGAGTTATGGCTGGAGGCTGCTAGAATTAGTGGGGTAGATTTCTCGTTTTATGCGCATAGAAAAAGAGACTATGCCGAAAACTTGCCGTGGGATTTCATTGATATTGGCGTGCGCAAGGAATTTTTAATTGCAGAAAGTAAGAAAGCTTATGAAGGAATTACGACGCCTCAATGTAGAGAAATGTGTTCGGGCTGTGGTGCCAACAAATTTAGTGGAGGTGTATGCTATGAGAATTAG
- the minD gene encoding septum site-determining protein MinD: protein MSQVIVVTSGKGGVGKTTSTANIGTALSMLGKKVVLVDGDTGLRNLDVVMGLENRIVYNVVDVIEGKCRLRQALIPDKRFKDLYLLPTAQTREKDAIKPEQMKKLCDELREDFEIIIVDCPAGIEQGFKNAIAAADKAVVITTPEVSAIRDADRIIGLLGASGIKDISLVINRLRKKMVDKGDMMDVDAVTEILAIDLIGVVPDDESIVITTNKGEPAVGKNNSQAGLAFTNIARRLAGENVPFLDLSKEISFKAKIRKIFFG, encoded by the coding sequence ATGAGTCAAGTAATAGTAGTTACATCAGGAAAAGGCGGAGTAGGAAAAACTACTAGCACCGCAAATATAGGAACCGCACTTAGCATGTTAGGTAAGAAAGTAGTTTTGGTAGACGGTGATACAGGGCTTAGAAATTTGGACGTTGTAATGGGTCTTGAAAATAGGATAGTATACAATGTTGTAGATGTTATTGAAGGAAAATGTAGACTGAGACAAGCTTTGATTCCCGACAAAAGGTTTAAAGATTTATATTTGTTACCAACTGCTCAAACAAGAGAAAAAGATGCCATAAAACCAGAGCAAATGAAAAAGTTGTGTGATGAGCTAAGAGAAGATTTTGAGATTATTATAGTGGACTGCCCGGCTGGGATTGAACAGGGCTTTAAAAATGCAATAGCGGCGGCAGATAAAGCGGTGGTAATTACAACTCCAGAGGTATCTGCAATACGTGATGCAGATAGAATTATAGGGTTGTTGGGTGCTAGTGGTATAAAAGATATAAGTTTGGTTATTAATAGACTGCGTAAAAAAATGGTAGATAAAGGGGACATGATGGATGTAGATGCAGTAACAGAGATATTGGCAATTGATTTAATTGGTGTTGTTCCTGATGATGAAAGTATTGTGATTACAACGAATAAGGGGGAGCCTGCTGTTGGAAAAAACAACTCACAAGCTGGGTTGGCTTTTACTAATATAGCGAGAAGATTGGCTGGAGAAAATGTGCCTTTTCTAGATTTATCGAAAGAAATTTCATTTAAAGCAAAAATTAGAAAAATATTTTTTGGCTAA
- the minE gene encoding cell division topological specificity factor MinE — translation MDFSQLFKRKASAGAVAKDRLKLLLIHDRMNCSSAVMEMMKADIVAVISKYMEIDADELNIQLLTISGDEYSENISMLSANIPVQRLKI, via the coding sequence GTGGATTTTAGTCAGTTGTTTAAAAGAAAAGCATCAGCAGGAGCCGTCGCCAAAGACAGATTAAAATTATTATTGATTCACGATAGAATGAATTGCTCGTCTGCAGTAATGGAAATGATGAAAGCAGATATTGTGGCAGTTATATCAAAATATATGGAAATCGATGCCGATGAACTCAATATTCAATTATTAACTATTAGTGGAGATGAATATTCAGAAAATATTTCTATGTTATCCGCCAATATTCCTGTACAAAGACTAAAGATTTAA